One window of Verrucomicrobiia bacterium genomic DNA carries:
- a CDS encoding lysylphosphatidylglycerol synthase transmembrane domain-containing protein produces MGTELNKGSGKWSKLWWRLLICAALMLWIFHGIFMQEGKQSVTAGGGDWSSLSRSEQWQQAWRHGPAELWDAVRVVSPAAFFISLVFMGATLLLGVLRWQRLLQTQDIRLPLARTLEISLVAHFFNSFLLGSTGGDLFKAYYAARETKHQKTEAVTTVFADRIIGLFSMLLFAALMLLLNIGSWLDNPTLVSFGGLIAALFVGSAVFCFLAFFGGVSKRFPQIREFLKRLPKADVLERSLNSCRRFGESPKDLIIALLYSMALNAFCVFQVYAVAQGLSITIDLQALMFIVPSIICLSAIPITPSGLGVRENLFVLLLATPLFNVPSTQALTLSLLTYAGSLIWSLIGGAVYVSFRNEHQLVETE; encoded by the coding sequence GTGGGGACCGAATTGAACAAAGGCAGTGGCAAATGGAGCAAGCTCTGGTGGCGGCTGCTGATTTGCGCCGCCCTGATGTTGTGGATTTTCCACGGCATCTTCATGCAGGAGGGCAAGCAGTCCGTCACGGCCGGTGGCGGTGATTGGAGCTCCCTCTCCCGCTCTGAACAATGGCAGCAAGCATGGCGACATGGTCCCGCAGAACTTTGGGACGCGGTGCGCGTGGTGTCTCCCGCCGCCTTTTTTATCTCCTTGGTTTTCATGGGAGCAACACTGTTGCTCGGTGTCTTACGCTGGCAACGGTTGTTACAGACTCAGGATATTCGCCTGCCCTTGGCTCGCACTTTAGAAATCTCACTGGTGGCGCATTTCTTCAACTCCTTCCTGTTGGGCTCAACGGGGGGCGATTTGTTCAAGGCGTATTACGCGGCCCGTGAGACGAAGCATCAGAAGACAGAAGCAGTCACGACGGTCTTTGCCGATCGCATCATCGGCCTGTTTTCCATGCTTCTTTTTGCAGCACTCATGCTGTTGCTGAATATCGGTTCGTGGTTGGACAACCCCACGCTAGTGAGTTTCGGCGGATTGATCGCCGCTTTGTTTGTGGGCTCTGCGGTGTTCTGTTTCCTGGCATTCTTTGGCGGCGTCTCGAAACGGTTTCCGCAGATACGTGAGTTTTTGAAGCGCTTGCCGAAAGCCGATGTCTTGGAACGTTCACTCAACTCCTGCCGGCGCTTTGGCGAAAGCCCGAAGGACCTGATCATCGCCCTGCTCTATTCCATGGCGTTGAATGCGTTCTGCGTATTTCAGGTGTATGCCGTAGCTCAAGGGCTCTCCATCACCATCGATCTGCAGGCGTTGATGTTCATCGTGCCATCCATCATCTGCCTCTCAGCCATACCCATCACACCATCCGGGCTGGGGGTGCGGGAGAACCTATTCGTCCTGTTGCTTGCTACTCCGCTTTTCAATGTGCCCAGCACCCAAGCCCTTACGCTTTCCTTGTTAACTTACGCCGGAAGCCTCATTTGGAGCCTGATCGGCGGTGCTGTCTACGTATCTTTCCGCAATGAACATCAGCTCGTAGAAACAGAATGA
- a CDS encoding sugar phosphate isomerase/epimerase codes for MYSLSTCWNSNRHTDGRAMLEEIRDLGFEYAELSHGIRISLLPGIFEAVAKGVIKISSVHNFCPLPLGYNHPNPNIFKFSAQKETEWSNALKYSIKSLETAAKVKAVAMVLHFGRLPISDEVTDMLSEAIKADDAAKHGDILEAMMIERERVKEAPQSRAIKLVKELAVKAAEMDIKLGLEIREAVDEIPLEGDYPAILNEFPPDTVGYWHDIGHAQIKANLGLIHHRAHLDTVAPRLFGFHIHDVIFPDQDHRAPGTGSIDFKGLASYAAGNKIKVMELNPSVTVDEVKQGFEFLKSVWGPN; via the coding sequence ATGTACTCCCTGTCCACCTGCTGGAACTCGAACCGTCACACGGACGGTCGCGCCATGCTTGAAGAGATTCGCGATCTCGGCTTCGAGTATGCGGAGTTAAGTCACGGTATCCGCATCAGTCTCCTGCCCGGTATCTTTGAAGCAGTGGCCAAAGGTGTGATCAAGATTTCCAGCGTCCACAATTTCTGTCCCCTGCCCCTCGGCTACAATCATCCGAACCCGAACATCTTTAAGTTCAGCGCCCAGAAAGAGACGGAATGGTCTAATGCGTTGAAGTATTCAATCAAATCACTTGAGACGGCCGCCAAGGTGAAGGCCGTAGCCATGGTCCTGCATTTCGGCCGGCTCCCCATCTCGGATGAAGTCACGGACATGCTCAGTGAAGCCATCAAGGCCGATGACGCTGCCAAGCATGGAGACATTCTGGAAGCGATGATGATCGAGCGTGAGCGGGTGAAGGAAGCCCCTCAATCTCGCGCCATCAAACTCGTGAAAGAACTGGCTGTGAAGGCGGCGGAGATGGATATCAAGCTGGGCTTGGAGATCCGCGAGGCGGTGGATGAGATCCCGCTGGAGGGGGATTACCCGGCCATTTTGAACGAGTTCCCGCCGGATACAGTCGGTTACTGGCATGACATCGGACATGCGCAGATCAAGGCGAATCTTGGCCTCATCCATCATCGGGCGCACTTGGATACCGTGGCTCCGCGCTTGTTCGGATTCCACATCCACGATGTCATTTTTCCGGATCAAGATCATCGCGCACCCGGCACCGGCAGCATAGACTTCAAGGGACTGGCCAGTTACGCTGCGGGAAACAAGATCAAGGTGATGGAGCTGAATCCCTCTGTGACCGTGGATGAAGTGAAGCAAGGGTTTGAGTTTTTGAAATCAGTGTGGGGACCGAATTGA
- the rpsU gene encoding 30S ribosomal protein S21, which translates to MTEIKLKKGESVEKALRRLKKKIDREGTLKEVRNHRHYEKPSERRRRKMKVARFSAMLSARYADL; encoded by the coding sequence TTGACTGAGATTAAGCTCAAGAAAGGCGAGTCCGTTGAAAAGGCACTGCGCCGTTTGAAGAAGAAGATCGACCGCGAGGGTACCCTCAAGGAGGTGCGCAATCACCGTCACTATGAGAAGCCCAGCGAACGCCGTCGTCGCAAGATGAAGGTCGCGCGCTTCTCGGCGATGCTAAGCGCTCGTTATGCCGATCTGTAA
- a CDS encoding YkgJ family cysteine cluster protein, with protein MPVFLECQRCTACCRWPGQVRITDAEISRMAAHLELAEHDFIQRYTRLRPDRQGLALMDKPNGECIFLNGSNCDVQPVKPQQCRDFPNLWNYPGAEQICQAKPINVSVEEFRRRVSAATGRPEETIPIPAQS; from the coding sequence ATGCCAGTGTTTTTGGAATGCCAGCGCTGCACCGCCTGTTGCCGTTGGCCGGGGCAGGTGCGTATCACGGATGCCGAGATCAGCCGCATGGCGGCACATCTCGAACTGGCGGAGCACGACTTCATCCAGCGTTACACGAGATTGCGTCCAGACCGCCAAGGCCTAGCCCTCATGGACAAGCCGAATGGTGAGTGCATTTTCCTGAACGGTTCCAACTGCGATGTGCAGCCGGTGAAGCCGCAGCAATGCCGCGATTTCCCTAACCTGTGGAATTACCCGGGCGCAGAACAGATATGCCAGGCCAAGCCGATAAATGTCTCAGTGGAAGAATTCCGTCGCAGAGTCAGCGCGGCCACGGGGCGACCGGAAGAGACGATCCCTATTCCCGCTCAATCTTGA
- a CDS encoding sigma-70 family RNA polymerase sigma factor yields MAPNEPTDSQLIAAVLRGDTASFEQLVVKYQPRVFATARRYARREDEVEDIVQEVFLKAFQKLSSFRGEAPFEHWLMRLAVRTCYDFLREHQRNRETTFTQISDDEQDWLERHAEDPDGSNEKATEAKELIGKVLEQLSPPARLVITLLEIEDRSVKEIADLTGWSVPLVKVRAFRARAEMKKLLTKLMKDKKL; encoded by the coding sequence GTGGCACCGAACGAACCCACAGATTCGCAGTTGATAGCCGCTGTATTGCGAGGCGATACGGCGAGCTTCGAGCAATTGGTGGTGAAGTATCAGCCGCGTGTCTTTGCTACGGCACGGCGTTATGCGCGTCGCGAGGATGAGGTGGAGGACATCGTTCAAGAGGTGTTCCTGAAGGCGTTTCAAAAGCTCTCCAGCTTCCGAGGGGAAGCGCCGTTTGAACACTGGTTGATGCGGTTGGCAGTGAGGACTTGCTACGATTTTTTGCGTGAACATCAACGGAACCGCGAGACGACTTTCACGCAGATATCCGATGACGAGCAGGATTGGCTGGAGCGTCATGCGGAAGATCCAGATGGTTCCAATGAGAAGGCGACGGAGGCCAAAGAACTCATCGGCAAGGTATTGGAGCAGCTTTCGCCCCCGGCACGATTGGTCATCACCTTGCTGGAGATCGAGGACCGGTCGGTGAAAGAGATCGCGGACCTGACTGGGTGGTCAGTGCCGCTGGTGAAGGTGCGGGCCTTCCGGGCACGTGCTGAGATGAAAAAGTTGCTGACAAAGTTGATGAAGGACAAGAAATTGTAA
- a CDS encoding ATP-binding protein, giving the protein MTADRQEMVIGVAGTCLETLINHDFKVSSHATLESAYHLFRRQPHEYAGVVDASGQLEGVISRSRLGFLLGARFGFAVYGRNAVLQHAMPDALKFCIGTPLEEVLRAALARSGDSFYDDVALVTADGAYHGMISMQTLVRLQYQLVEERTALAEKRQLELGQKNLALEESLSALRESRGQFDILFENSALAVALLTPDGKVTAGNHRLWDLFADSSENPEPGRLLKRMLEQDRLSFLRVMTALARSQELDQKAEIEVTIDTPNRGQRRLLLFLSWIKETAQVCLLVDDVTEQRLFERRMIQQEKSALMENLAGGVAHEINNKLVPIVGFTELIQRELYRHSAPVQLVRYCQMVHDSAVESAQIIRQLLQLSRPAPIERASADLRQICQEALTMLGFRIRQLECQVRWDFPPRPVMVYAEPGQIKQVVMNLGLNALDAMEKQRPAVLTFQAKLEGSLVRFSVNDCGHGIAQEHLARIFDPFFTTKGPDKGTGLGLSVCDSIIRQHGGEIQVASMIGRGTTFSFTLPLALEPMAAALPLVPFATEQPTEENTVRRVLLADDEESVAQMVEATLTSMLGYNVDRAANGKEAIERLQVRGYDLIISDVRMPLVDGLGIYRWLKENSPSQTKSFLFITGDAGSRELTEELERLGAPVLKKPFGISHLVEHCRELAENGEEEMAPTPLR; this is encoded by the coding sequence ATGACAGCAGACAGACAAGAAATGGTGATCGGTGTCGCAGGAACCTGCCTGGAAACCCTGATCAACCATGATTTTAAGGTATCCAGCCATGCCACGCTGGAATCGGCCTACCATCTTTTCAGGCGCCAACCGCATGAGTATGCCGGTGTAGTCGATGCCAGCGGACAGCTTGAAGGCGTGATTTCCCGCAGCAGGTTGGGCTTCCTTCTGGGCGCACGTTTCGGCTTCGCCGTTTACGGACGCAATGCCGTGCTTCAACACGCGATGCCGGATGCGCTTAAATTCTGCATCGGAACGCCTTTGGAAGAAGTGCTACGGGCAGCCTTGGCCCGCTCTGGCGACAGCTTCTACGATGACGTCGCCCTCGTGACGGCAGATGGCGCTTATCACGGCATGATCTCCATGCAGACCTTGGTGCGGCTGCAATACCAGCTCGTCGAAGAAAGAACGGCACTCGCAGAAAAACGACAATTGGAGCTGGGTCAAAAGAATCTCGCACTGGAAGAAAGTCTGTCTGCTTTGCGTGAATCCCGTGGACAATTCGACATTCTCTTCGAGAACAGTGCCTTGGCAGTCGCCTTGCTCACTCCGGACGGCAAAGTGACGGCGGGCAATCATCGGCTTTGGGACCTCTTTGCTGATTCATCGGAAAATCCAGAACCCGGTCGTTTGCTGAAACGGATGCTGGAACAGGATCGTTTAAGTTTCCTACGCGTGATGACTGCTCTGGCTCGCTCGCAAGAGCTGGATCAAAAAGCCGAGATCGAAGTGACGATTGATACTCCCAATCGCGGCCAACGCCGTCTGCTGTTGTTCCTAAGCTGGATCAAAGAAACGGCGCAGGTTTGCTTGCTGGTAGATGACGTCACCGAACAGCGTCTTTTTGAACGGCGCATGATTCAGCAGGAAAAATCTGCGCTCATGGAAAATCTGGCAGGCGGTGTCGCACATGAGATCAACAATAAGCTCGTGCCCATCGTCGGCTTCACCGAGTTGATCCAGCGTGAACTCTACCGTCATTCTGCGCCCGTGCAATTGGTGCGTTATTGCCAGATGGTGCATGACAGCGCGGTGGAATCCGCCCAGATCATCCGCCAGTTGTTGCAACTCTCACGTCCCGCTCCTATCGAACGAGCCTCAGCTGACTTGCGGCAGATCTGTCAGGAAGCCCTGACGATGTTGGGCTTTCGTATCCGCCAGCTTGAGTGCCAAGTGCGCTGGGATTTCCCCCCGCGTCCAGTCATGGTTTACGCCGAGCCTGGACAAATCAAACAGGTGGTGATGAATCTGGGACTGAACGCGCTGGATGCGATGGAAAAGCAGCGTCCAGCCGTGCTCACCTTTCAAGCCAAGCTCGAAGGTTCACTCGTGCGTTTCTCAGTGAATGATTGCGGCCATGGCATCGCTCAAGAGCATCTCGCGCGCATCTTCGATCCTTTCTTCACCACGAAAGGCCCTGATAAAGGCACCGGCCTTGGCCTCAGCGTTTGCGATAGCATCATCCGTCAGCATGGCGGTGAGATTCAGGTGGCCAGCATGATCGGGCGTGGCACCACCTTTTCCTTCACCTTGCCTCTGGCCTTGGAACCCATGGCGGCAGCGTTGCCCTTAGTGCCCTTTGCCACGGAACAGCCCACAGAAGAAAATACTGTCCGTCGAGTACTGCTCGCCGATGATGAAGAATCGGTCGCGCAAATGGTGGAGGCAACCCTTACGAGCATGCTGGGCTACAATGTGGACCGCGCCGCCAATGGCAAGGAAGCCATCGAACGTCTGCAAGTGCGCGGTTACGACCTCATCATATCCGATGTAAGGATGCCCTTGGTGGATGGCTTGGGTATCTATCGTTGGTTGAAAGAGAACAGTCCCTCGCAGACAAAATCATTCCTGTTCATCACCGGAGATGCGGGCAGTCGTGAACTGACGGAAGAATTGGAACGTCTCGGAGCGCCGGTCTTGAAGAAGCCTTTCGGCATTTCCCATCTCGTGGAACATTGCCGTGAACTGGCCGAGAACGGCGAAGAAGAAATGGCGCCTACTCCCCTTCGATGA
- the leuB gene encoding 3-isopropylmalate dehydrogenase, producing the protein MTLQTFKIAALAGDGIGPEVMKEAIKVLRAVEKKFPVAFQITEAPVGWAGIDAAGKALPDATLALCKESDCILFGSVGLPDRDPTIPKEERPERAALLRLRKEFGLFANLRPVKLPKELSHACPLSKERQGDGLDIMVVRELTGGMYFGQPKKTEDIGNGQQRAIDTMVYTTPEIERIAHVAFRTAALRRKKVTSIDKANVLENGVLWRDVVTKVSKSYPDVALEHMFVDNGAMQLMLKPTQFDVMLCENMFGDILSDEAAALAGSLGMLPSASLGATAGDKTFGFYEPAGGTAPDIAGKNLANPIAQILSTALMLRHSFKQNEAAAAIENAVGKAIAAGYRTGDIYTSADPNAKKVGTTQMGDAIAANI; encoded by the coding sequence ATGACTTTACAGACATTCAAGATCGCGGCTTTGGCAGGTGACGGCATCGGACCGGAAGTGATGAAGGAGGCCATCAAGGTCCTTCGCGCAGTGGAGAAGAAATTTCCCGTGGCGTTCCAGATCACGGAAGCGCCCGTCGGCTGGGCCGGCATCGATGCCGCCGGCAAGGCGTTGCCGGATGCGACGTTGGCTCTTTGCAAAGAATCGGATTGTATCCTGTTCGGCTCCGTCGGTCTGCCGGATCGTGATCCGACGATTCCGAAGGAAGAACGTCCGGAGCGCGCGGCCCTCTTGCGTTTGCGCAAGGAATTCGGTCTCTTCGCGAACCTGCGTCCGGTGAAATTGCCGAAGGAACTTTCTCACGCGTGCCCGTTAAGCAAGGAACGTCAGGGTGACGGCCTCGATATCATGGTGGTGCGTGAATTGACGGGCGGCATGTATTTCGGTCAGCCGAAGAAAACGGAAGACATCGGCAACGGCCAGCAACGTGCGATCGACACGATGGTTTACACGACGCCTGAGATCGAGCGTATCGCGCATGTCGCGTTCCGCACGGCGGCATTGCGTCGCAAGAAGGTAACGAGCATCGACAAGGCGAACGTGCTGGAAAACGGCGTGCTCTGGCGCGATGTGGTGACGAAAGTGAGCAAGAGCTATCCTGATGTGGCCCTCGAGCACATGTTCGTGGATAACGGCGCGATGCAGCTCATGCTCAAGCCCACGCAGTTCGACGTGATGCTGTGCGAGAACATGTTCGGCGACATCCTGAGCGATGAAGCGGCGGCTCTCGCCGGTTCCCTTGGCATGCTCCCGAGCGCAAGTCTCGGTGCGACGGCTGGTGACAAGACCTTCGGCTTCTACGAACCCGCGGGTGGCACGGCTCCGGACATCGCGGGCAAGAATCTGGCGAATCCGATCGCGCAAATCCTTTCCACCGCGCTCATGCTGCGTCACTCGTTCAAGCAGAACGAAGCGGCAGCGGCGATCGAGAATGCGGTGGGCAAGGCGATCGCGGCGGGTTATCGCACGGGCGATATTTACACGTCTGCCGATCCGAATGCGAAAAAGGTCGGTACCACGCAGATGGGTGACGCGATCGCGGCGAACATCTAA
- a CDS encoding RidA family protein: protein MATKQIIKPAKSAPAVGPYNHAVRVGDLLFCAGQIPIDPATGNLVEGDIKAQTERVLQNVKAILDDQGLTFSNVVKSTVFLTNLADFAGMNEIYAKYFTSDFPARSTIQVAALPRAASVEIEVIAHF, encoded by the coding sequence ATGGCTACGAAACAAATCATCAAACCGGCCAAGTCCGCTCCGGCGGTGGGCCCTTATAATCATGCTGTCCGCGTCGGTGACTTGCTGTTCTGCGCGGGCCAAATCCCGATCGACCCGGCTACGGGCAATCTCGTGGAAGGCGACATCAAGGCGCAGACTGAGCGCGTGCTGCAAAACGTGAAGGCGATCCTGGATGACCAGGGCCTGACGTTCAGCAACGTGGTGAAGAGCACCGTGTTCCTCACGAACCTCGCGGACTTCGCGGGCATGAACGAGATCTACGCGAAGTATTTCACGAGCGATTTCCCGGCGCGTTCCACGATACAGGTGGCGGCCTTGCCGCGTGCGGCGAGCGTGGAGATCGAAGTGATCGCGCACTTCTAA
- a CDS encoding VOC family protein gives MGKPVINLMVLRVADLVSARAFYEVLGLAFVQEQHGSGPIHFSCERGGMVLELYPGKPGQAPERLNAGATMLGFSVESVETTLVKLNALNVTVVTEPKESPWGKRMVVLDPDGRTIEISEPPRKT, from the coding sequence ATGGGCAAGCCGGTGATAAATCTGATGGTTTTAAGAGTTGCGGATTTGGTGTCGGCTCGTGCGTTTTATGAAGTGTTGGGGTTGGCTTTTGTGCAAGAACAGCATGGTTCAGGGCCGATCCACTTCAGTTGCGAACGTGGTGGCATGGTGTTGGAGTTGTATCCTGGTAAACCGGGGCAAGCTCCTGAACGTTTGAATGCCGGAGCAACGATGTTGGGTTTCAGTGTCGAATCAGTGGAGACGACGCTGGTGAAGTTGAATGCGCTGAATGTAACAGTGGTGACGGAGCCGAAAGAATCGCCATGGGGCAAACGCATGGTGGTTTTGGACCCGGATGGCCGGACGATTGAGATTTCAGAACCACCGCGTAAAACGTAA
- the rmuC gene encoding DNA recombination protein RmuC, with protein sequence MEFVFLFIGVGLGVFIGWLLGTRKVDAAPVADNRLEGELRQQMAQKDIELIQLRTQQTQSASALAGAEAKHQAAERLLAEQKELHAQAMAEAKAAQEKALLDLRDTFKALSADALKATQPEFLRLATETLGKFQETAKGDLAQRQESIKTLVEPLKQQLDVYQQRLQQSETNQSQALGEVKKHLEQLAQQSQSLSTETLQLRRVLSSNQARGRWGEETLRRVVEAAGMSAHCDFTEQTQSGDSKPDMIVRLPGERVIIVDAKVPDLEFLNATDEADVVKRAEALAIHAKKLKDTIKQLADRDYPKTFSNSLDYVVLFVPAESLFSAALEGDHELIVWAAQKRILLATPTSLIALLRSVSVSWQQHAQTQNAKDINEAAQELFTRVVKFTEHFERIRVGLERANNAYNDAVGSYERMVRPSGERLQKLAGTEGAKPLAEAGPLDATLRLPPSQ encoded by the coding sequence ATGGAGTTTGTATTTTTATTCATTGGTGTCGGTCTTGGAGTGTTCATCGGCTGGCTGCTGGGAACTCGCAAGGTTGATGCTGCCCCGGTGGCGGACAATCGCCTTGAAGGGGAGTTGCGTCAGCAGATGGCGCAGAAGGATATTGAACTTATCCAGCTCCGCACACAGCAGACGCAATCCGCCAGTGCCTTGGCGGGTGCGGAAGCGAAGCATCAGGCCGCAGAGCGGTTGCTGGCAGAGCAGAAAGAATTGCACGCGCAGGCTATGGCCGAAGCGAAAGCCGCACAGGAGAAGGCGTTGCTCGATCTGAGGGATACGTTCAAAGCCTTGAGTGCGGATGCGTTGAAGGCGACGCAGCCGGAGTTCTTGCGCTTGGCCACGGAGACTTTGGGTAAATTTCAAGAGACGGCGAAGGGCGATCTGGCTCAGCGTCAGGAGTCCATCAAGACTTTGGTGGAGCCGCTCAAACAGCAGCTCGACGTTTATCAACAGCGTTTGCAGCAGAGCGAGACGAACCAATCGCAGGCGCTCGGTGAGGTGAAGAAGCACTTGGAGCAATTGGCGCAACAAAGCCAGTCGCTCTCCACGGAGACGTTGCAGTTACGCCGAGTGTTGAGCTCGAATCAAGCGCGTGGGCGTTGGGGTGAGGAGACGTTGCGGCGCGTGGTGGAGGCGGCGGGGATGAGCGCACATTGTGATTTCACGGAGCAGACGCAATCCGGTGACAGCAAGCCGGACATGATCGTGCGCCTGCCGGGTGAGCGGGTGATCATCGTGGATGCGAAGGTGCCGGACTTGGAATTCCTCAACGCGACGGATGAGGCCGATGTAGTGAAGCGAGCAGAAGCCTTGGCGATCCACGCTAAGAAGCTCAAGGACACTATCAAGCAACTAGCCGATCGCGATTATCCCAAAACGTTCTCGAACTCATTGGATTACGTGGTGCTGTTTGTGCCCGCAGAATCGTTGTTCAGCGCGGCTTTGGAAGGGGATCATGAACTGATCGTGTGGGCGGCGCAGAAACGCATTCTGCTCGCGACACCTACGTCCCTCATCGCATTATTGCGCTCGGTCTCGGTGAGCTGGCAACAGCATGCCCAGACGCAGAATGCGAAGGATATCAACGAAGCTGCGCAAGAGCTCTTCACCCGCGTGGTGAAGTTCACGGAGCATTTCGAGCGGATACGTGTTGGCCTTGAGCGGGCGAACAATGCTTACAACGATGCGGTTGGAAGCTACGAACGCATGGTTCGGCCTAGTGGTGAACGCCTGCAAAAGCTGGCTGGCACGGAAGGTGCCAAACCATTGGCCGAGGCTGGTCCGCTGGATGCGACCTTGCGTCTGCCGCCCAGCCAATAA
- a CDS encoding AAA family ATPase, giving the protein MYLEFYRLKEPPFTITPNPRFVFYSAKHREAFNHLLYGIRERKGFVQLTGEVGAGKTTICRAMLEQLGENYATALILNPILDADGLMKAIAMEFGLDVKGKDRLETVSAINHFLLSQVEKNKDAVLIIDEAQDLTDDLLEQVRLLSNLETDDRKLLQIVLMGQPELRDRLNAHRLRQLRQRITVRYHINPLTRAELASYIQHRIHVSGGNGAPYFTAGAVWRIHYYSKGIPRLVNAVCDKCLLAGYVQQSDRIDFSTVGLAIRELEGNVPA; this is encoded by the coding sequence GTGTATTTGGAATTCTACCGGCTGAAGGAACCGCCCTTCACCATCACCCCAAATCCGCGATTTGTGTTTTATAGCGCCAAGCATCGCGAGGCGTTCAATCACTTGCTTTACGGCATTCGCGAGCGCAAGGGTTTCGTCCAGCTCACCGGTGAGGTGGGTGCGGGCAAGACGACGATTTGCCGCGCCATGCTGGAGCAGCTTGGCGAGAACTACGCCACAGCGCTCATCCTGAACCCAATCCTGGATGCAGATGGCCTGATGAAAGCCATCGCGATGGAGTTTGGCCTAGACGTAAAGGGCAAGGATCGTCTGGAGACCGTTTCGGCGATCAACCACTTCCTTCTGAGCCAGGTGGAGAAGAACAAGGATGCGGTGCTCATCATTGATGAGGCGCAAGATCTGACGGATGATTTGCTGGAACAGGTGCGCTTGCTCTCCAACTTGGAGACGGATGATCGCAAGCTCTTGCAGATCGTGCTGATGGGGCAGCCGGAATTGCGGGATCGTCTGAATGCGCATCGCCTGCGGCAATTGCGCCAGCGCATCACAGTGCGGTATCACATCAATCCTCTGACGCGCGCGGAGCTGGCCTCGTATATCCAGCACCGCATCCATGTGAGCGGTGGGAATGGAGCACCGTATTTCACGGCTGGTGCGGTGTGGCGGATTCATTATTACAGCAAGGGCATTCCGCGTCTGGTGAATGCCGTGTGTGACAAGTGCTTGCTGGCTGGTTACGTGCAGCAAAGTGATCGGATTGATTTTTCCACGGTGGGTCTTGCCATCCGTGAACTGGAAGGGAACGTCCCCGCATGA